A DNA window from Camelina sativa cultivar DH55 chromosome 17, Cs, whole genome shotgun sequence contains the following coding sequences:
- the LOC104754373 gene encoding protein MRG2-like — MGSPNDDAAAAETDLTTDSIRDTRRDSGSDTESNNDCDGDDLPVLLLPPPPGQFEEGERVLANHSDCFYEAKVLKIEYRDEEWKYFVHYIGWNKSWDEWISLDCLLKHTDENIEKEKEQGMKQGIKTATAWKVTKMKPRSPNVARGRKRKQDSADTEKNVVPSDNLLNFHIPPALRKQLIDDYEFVTQMHKLVQLPRSPNVDDILKKYVDSQMKKHGRVTDSVEEILKGLRCYFDKALPVMLLYNNERKQYEETVTADVSPSTVYGAEHLLRLFVKLPELLIHVNMAEETLKELQDNLADILRFLRKNQSLFFVSAYKAVEEIEKNED; from the exons ATGGGAAGCCCTAACGACGACGCCGCCGCCGCCGAGACGGATCTTACAACCGATTCCATCAGAGACACACGAAGGGACTCTGGTTCTGATACAGAGTCAAACAACGATTGCGACGGAGACGACTTgcctgttcttcttcttcctcctcctcctggtcaattcgaagaaggagagagagtcTTAGCCAACCACAGTGATTGCTTCTACGAAGCCAAG gTTCTTAAAATTGAATATAGAGACGAGGAATGGAAGTATTTTGTACATTACATT GGTTGGAACAAAAG TTGGGACGAATGGATAAGTCTGGACTGTCTGTTGAAACATACAGATGAGAAtattgagaaagagaaggaacAGGGTATGAAGCAAGGAATCAAGACTGCTACGGCTTGGAAAGTCACAAAGATGAAACCTAGAAGCCCTAATG TTGCTAGAGGAAGAAAGCGGAAGCAAGATTCGGCTGACACG GAGAAGAATGTGGTTCCTTCTGACAACCTTTTAAATTTCCATATCCCACCAGCATTAAGGAAACAACTAATTGACGACTATGAATTTGTTACTCAGATGCACAAG CTTGTGCAACTTCCGCGTTCTCCAAATGTTGATGACATCTTGAAGAAGTACGTTGACAGCCAAATGAAGAAACATGGCAG GGTAACTGATTCAGTAGAGGAAATTCTGAAAGGTCTGCGCTGCTACTTTGACAAAGCTTTACCGGTGATGTTGCTTTACAACAATGAACGGAAGCAATACGAGGAAACCGTAACAGCGGATGTTTCTCCCTCAACTGTGTACGGAGCAGAGCATTTGTTACGACTCTTCG TGAAATTGCCGGAGTTGCTAATCCATGTGAATATGGCTGAAGAGACATTGAAGGAGTTGCAGGACAACCTTGCTGATATTCTCAG GTTCTTGAGGAAGAATCAGAGCTTGTTTTTTGTATCGGCATACAAAGCAGTGGAAGAAATTGAAAAGAATGAAGATTAA
- the LOC104754374 gene encoding protein DEHYDRATION-INDUCED 19 homolog 2-like, which yields MEDDMWCVSSSGSSRSYRSETAAKYQSGPYLDLEEFDEDGDFAVEYPCPFCSDDYDLVELCRHIDDEHYQEDNNGTCPVCSKRVKMHMVNHITTHHRDVLKSEQKEMSYMEDPYSSDKYFQSSHDELPPFMSQHHTSKSVVSDKFLSFINNTPLPNQTELVQSDSSVEDKNLIKDSSAAKEGTSSSPLLDSEQLEKAKKCQFVQGLLSSAMFDDGCDFF from the exons ATGGAAGACGATATGTGGTGCGTTAGCTCATCTGGTTCTTCCAGAAGCTACCGATCAGAAACTGCTGCTAAGTATCAATcag GTCCTTATCTAGATTtggaagagtttgatgaagatggagattTTGCAGTGGAATACCCGTGCCCGTTTTGCTCAGATGATTATGATTTAGTTGAATTGTGTCGCCACATCGACGACGAACATTATCAGGAAGATAACAATGGA acaTGTCCGGTTTGTAGCAAAAGGGTGAAGATGCATATGGTGAATCATATAACAACACATCATAGAGATGTCTTGAAG AGTGAGCAGAAGGAAATGTCGTACATGGAAGATCCATATTCCTcagataaatattttcaatctTCTCATGATGAGTTGCCGCCATTTATGAGTCAGCATCATACCTCTAAATCCGTTGTTTCCGATAAGTTTTTATCATTCATCAACAACACTCCACTGCCAAATCAGACCGAGCTCGTGCAGTCTGATTCGAGTGTAGAAGACAAGAATTTGATTAAGGATTCGTCAGCAGCAAAAGAGGGGACATCGTCCTCACCTTTGTTGGATAGTGAACAATTGGAGAAGGCAAAGAAGTGTCAGTTTGTACAGGGACTGTTATCATCAGCCATGTTTGATGATGGATGTGATTTCTTCTGa